The Rhododendron vialii isolate Sample 1 chromosome 8a, ASM3025357v1 genome has a window encoding:
- the LOC131335175 gene encoding uncharacterized protein LOC131335175: MECNKEEAARAKELAEKKLTERDYDGAKKIALKAQTLFPGLEGLPQFMATLDLYISSEKKINGEVDWYGILGVDPFADDETLRRQYRALALTLHPDKNKSVGADGAFKILSEAWSLLSDEAKRGEYNQKRNIRVMNQKNTSMNAPMPAGKNGFHGFTHSGNSSLKDLKSGATLQPTPLKSNTFWTACKRCKMQYEYLREYLNYNLRCPNCHEPFCAVEIPRPPRNGQIPSTQGGPNQQQQNVNDNLARNMSATVRKPISAPNAGAGSINSPNIQQGTHLNPGGVRIVPGSGSSAGQSANLFHPASQSFKKSSASQKMGARSASHVGSSSGKVDRPLKKSRIDMNVAGRDIPNKMAMGNGGIGQRGSSGTERFGAYGTVKQKSVRWMSQLEIRNVLAAKSRMELRKKLNDWSMEAALKESNKVGKEAEMEKSKGTVNGGKKDGNKSAAFMDRKANADRPPAVQPRECSTPATSNIDSDEKPADVMLMSVPDPEFYDFDKDRIEKSFGENQVWAAYDDDDGMPRYYALIHSLISKRPFKLEISWLNSKSNAELGPLNWIGSGFSKTTGDFRIGKRIISKNLNSFSHRMKWTKAARGVIQIFPKKGDVWALFKNWSPDWNELTKDEVIHKYDMVEVLDDYHVERGVAVCPLVKVAGFKSVFQQRFDPGEVKTIRREEMFRFSHHVPSYIITGQEAANAPKGCLELDPAALPLELLQVITEAKEVETAEKATKATKEGAVDGLGKVEENLHLQGSGRSSAQDGLTNRYKHVYTKRKARKGKESTEEEIAKHTNEATE; the protein is encoded by the coding sequence ATGGAGTGTAATAAGGAGGAAGCGGCTAGGGCAAAAGAGCTTGCTGAGAAGAAGCTGACAGAAAGGGACTATGATGGAGCTAAAAAAATTGCTTTGAAAGCTCAAACCTTGTTTCCTGGGCTTGAAGGTCTTCCTCAATTCATGGCAACCCTAGATTTGTACATTTCTTCTGAGAAAAAGATAAATGGGGAAGTAGACTGGTACGGGATTCTAGGTGTGGACCCCTTCGCCGATGATGAAACATTGAGGAGACAATACAGGGCACTTGCTCTCACTCTTCACCCTGATAAAAACAAGTCGGTTGGGGCGGATGGTGCTTTCAAAATTCTATCCGAAGCATGGAGTTTATTGTCCGATGAGGCTAAGAGAGGGGAATATAACCAAAAGCGGAATATAAGGGTTATGAACCagaaaaatacaagtatgaatgcACCAATGCCAGCTGGTAAGAATGGTTTCCATGGTTTCACCCACAGTGGTAATTCCAGTTTAAAGGATCTAAAGAGTGGTGCTACTCTGCAACCTACTCCATTGAAGTCCAATACTTTTTGGACTGCATGCAAGCGGTGTAAGATGCAATATGAGTACTTAAGGGAATACTTAAACTACAATCTCCGCTGTCCCAATTGTCATGAGCCTTTTTGTGCAGTGGAAATTCCTCGTCCACCCAGAAATGGTCAGATACCATCAACCCAGGGGGGCCCCAACCAGCAACAGCAAAATGTGAACGACAATTTGGCAAGAAACATGTCTGCCACAGTGAGAAAACCCATTTCGGCTCCAAATGCAGGTGCTGGCTCTATCAATAGTCCAAACATTCAGCAGGGTACACATTTAAATCCAGGTGGTGTCAGAATTGTGCCAGGATCAGGTTCCTCAGCTGGTCAAAGTGCAAATTTGTTTCATCCAGCAAGTCAGAGTTTCAAGAAAAGTAGTGCATCCCAGAAAATGGGTGCCAGGTCAGCTTCACATGTTGGTTCCTCTTCTGGAAAAGTAGATAGGCCTCTGAAAAAAAGTCGAATCGATATGAATGTTGCTGGAAGGGATATTCCTAATAAGATGGCAATGGGGAATGGAGGCATTGGTCAAAGGGGTAGCTCAGGTACAGAAAGGTTCGGTGCTTATGGAACTGTGAAGCAGAAAAGTGTACGGTGGATGTCGCAGTTAGAAATTCGCAATGTGCTGGCGGCAAAGTCTAGGATGGAGTTAAGGAAAAAGCTGAATGATTGGAGCATGGAAGCTGCATTGAAGGAATCAAATAAAGTGGGTAAGGAGGCGGAAATGGAGAAATCAAAAGGTACAGTTAATGGAGGGAAGAAAGATGGAAATAAAAGTGCTGCTTTTATGGATCGTAAAGCCAATGCTGATAGACCACCAGCAGTCCAGCCCAGAGAGTGTTCAACCCCTGCAACATCTAATATTGATTCTGACGAAAAGCCTGCTGATGTCATGTTGATGAGTGTTCCGGATCCAGAGTTCTATGACTTCGATAAGGATCGGATAGAGAAATCCTTTGGTGAAAACCAGGTATGGGCTGCTTATGATGACGATGATGGCATGCCCCGTTATTACGCTTTGATTCATAGTCTCATATCTAAGAGGCCTTTCAAGCTTGAGATTAGTTGGCTGAACTCCAAAAGCAATGCTGAACTGGGCCCGCTAAATTGGATTGGTTCTGGTTTTTCCAAGACTACTGGGGATTTCAGGATAGGCAAGCGCATAATAAGCAAGAATCTGAATTCTTTCTCTCACAGGATGAAGTGGACAAAAGCTGCAAGAGGAGTAATCCAGATTTTTCCCAAGAAGGGAGACGTTTGGGCTCTTTTCAAAAACTGGTCTCCTGACTGGAATGAGCTAACGAAAGATGAAGTGATTCACAAGTACGACATGGTAGAAGTGCTTGACGACTATCATGTGGAACGAGGTGTAGCTGTTTGTCCTCTAGTTAAAGTTGCTGGCTTCAAGTCAGTGTTTCAGCAGCGTTTTGACCCGGGAGAAGTGAAGACAATCCGGAGAGAGGAGATGTTCCGATTTTCTCATCATGTCCCTTCTTACATAATTACTGGTCAAGAAGCTGCAAATGCTCCCAAGGGTTGCCTAGAGCTTGACCCAGCAGCCTTGCCTTTGGAACTACTCCAGGTTATAACTGAAGCCAAGGAGGTAGAAACAGCGGAGAAAGCTACAAAAGCTACCAAAGAGGGTGCGGTGGACGGCCTGGGAAAAGTTGAGGAAAACTTGCATTTACAGGGTAGTGGCAGAAGCAGTGCACAAGATGGGTTGACTAACCGTTATAAACATGTGTACACAAAAAGAAAggcaaggaaaggaaaggaatccactgaagaagaaattgcaaaaCATACAAATGAAGCCACAGAATAA
- the LOC131335176 gene encoding protein NUCLEAR FUSION DEFECTIVE 4-like codes for MSQLKEKSKAFINNRWLVFVASMWVQSCAGIGYLFGSISPVIKSEMGYNQRQIAILGVAKDLGDSIGFIAGSLCEILPIWAVLSIGVVQNFVGYGLLWLIVSDKLPNLPLWVLCVSIFVGTNGETYFNTGALVSCVQNFPKSRGPIVGILKGFAGLSGAILTQLYASINTSNQSTLILMIAVWPTIVVLSLMFIVRPVGGHRQVRSSDDSSFLFTYGVCLVLAAYLLVILLLDDIVDLSQTLITIFTVVLIIIILLPVMIPIRLSFFLEPRLPTEESLLPQPQIQEGTEVILSEVEDEKSEGEESLTASERHKRIAQLQAKLFQAAAEGAVRVKRKKGPRRGENFTLLQALVKADFWLIFFSLVLASGSGLTVVDNLGQMCLSLGYSETHIFVSMISIFNFLGRVGGGFISELIIRNYGYPRPVAMAFVQVFMACGLFYYAMGWPGEIYVLTVIIGLGYGAHWAIMPAAISELFGLKSFGALYNFLTLASPAGSLIFSGVLASGIYDYEAEKQASLKQKALGVLMDDDSLSCSGSICYSITCGILSGLCAIAAVLSSIVVYRTKSVYTQLYGKQTV; via the exons ATGAGTCAGTTAAAGGAGAAATCCAAGGCTTTCATCAACAACAGATGGCTGGTGTTCGTGGCCTCAATGTGGGTCCAGTCGTGTGCCGGGATTGGGTACTTGTTTGGGAGCATATCGCCGGTGATAAAGAGCGAAATGGGGTACAACCAGAGGCAAATCGCCATCTTGGGAGTGGCCAAAGATCTGGGGGACAGTATCGGGTTTATCGCGGGTAGTTTGTGCGAGATTTTGCCGATTTGGGCTGTTCTTAGCATTGGGGTGGTCCAGAATTTTGTTGGGTATGGCCTGCTTTGGCTCATTGTCTCTGACAAGTTGCCTAATTTGCCCTTGTGGGTg CTGTGTGTTTCCATATTTGTTGGAACGAACGGAGAGACATACTTCAACACTGGAGCTTTGGTATCATGTGTTCAGAACTTTCCCAAAAGCCGTGGTCCCATAGTGGGGATACTGAAGGGATTCGCTGGTCTAAGTGGTGCTATTTTAACTCAACTGTATGCCTCAATCAACACTTCTAATCAGTCGACACTGATCTTGATGATCGCAGTTTGGCCCACTATTGTAGTCCTTTCTCTCATGTTCATTGTTAGACCAGTTGGAGGTCACAGACAAGTTAGATCATCCGATGATTCAAGTTTCTTGTTCACTTATGGTGTCTGTCTCGTTCTGGCAGCCTATTTGTTGGTCATTTTGTTGCTCGATGATATAGTAGATTTAAGCCAAACATTAATAACAATTTTCACAGTTGTGTTGATAATTATCATATTGCTTCCAGTAATGATACCTATAAGATTGAGTTTTTTCTTGGAACCAAGACTTCCGACAGAGGAGAGCCTTCTCCCTCAACCTCAAATACAAGAGGGGACTGAGGTCATTCTTAGTGAGGTTGAAGATGAGAAATCTGAAGGAGAAGAATCGCTTACAGCATCAGAAAGGCATAAGCGAATTGCTCAGTTGCAAGCTAAACTGTTTCAAGCAGCTGCTGAAGGAGCAGTCAGGGTCAAGCGAAAGAAAGGTCCACGTAGAGGAGAGAACTTCACTTTGCTACAGGCATTAGTGAAGGCAgatttttggcttatttttttctcccttgTACTGGCTTCCGGTTCCGGTTTGACAGTTGTTGACAATCTGGGTCAGATGTGCCTATCTCTGGGATATAGCGAGACACACATATTTGTATCCATGATTAGCATTTTCAACTTTCTTGGCCGTGTCGGTGGCGGGTTCATTTCTGAACTTATCATAAG GAACTATGGCTATCCCAGACCGGTGGCAATGGCTTTTGTACAAGTCTTTATGGCATGTGGTCTTTTTTATTATGCCATGGGTTGGCCAGGGGAAATATATGTTCTGACCGTGATAATAGGACTTGGATATGGAGCCCACTGGGCCATTATGCCAGCTGCAATCTCAGAACTGTTTGGCTTGAAAAGTTTCGGTGCATTATATAATTTCCTCACACTTGCAAGCCCAGCAGGTTCGTTAATTTTCTCTGGTGTTCTAGCAAGTGGCATATACGACTACGAAGCAGAAAAACAAGCTTCTCTTAAACAGAAGGCTTTGGGAGTTCTTATGGACGATGACTCACTCTCTTGTAGTGGTAGCATTTGTTACTCCATCACTTGTGGTATTTTGTCAGGATTATGTGCTATTGCAGCAGTGCTGAGTTCGATTGTTGTTTATCGGACCAAGAGTGTGTATACACAACTCTATGGAAAGCAGACTGTCTGA
- the LOC131335177 gene encoding thylakoid lumenal 17.9 kDa protein, chloroplastic — protein MSSSAHLLSPFPPPLSNHSSTLRNSPHRLTPSLNPQELNAKPSLLKNLLSLSLALALTSPLPSLATPSLNSPPSLPTTPFSQSKNLPTGLDNGKIRPCPSINPGCVSTNPQSSSFAFPWSIPENSSGNAIKKLEDAIMETQKNAKIQVVEDIPDGQYLQAEIDGGFGRDVIEFLVKGDMVAYRCMATKVTYVYPFTTALGDSKGQEQRMKKILDQLGWLSPSFDSMDLNY, from the exons ATGAGTTCCAGTGCAcatcttctctctccattccCACCACCACTATCCAATCACTCTTCAACCCTTAGAAACTCCCCACACCGTCTAACCCCATCGCTAAATCCTCAAGAACTCAACGCAAAGCCCTCTCTGCTCAAGAATCTACTCTCCTTATCCCTTGCCTTGGCCCTAACTTCTCCGCTACCTTCTCTAGCAACCCCTTCTCTCAACTCCCCACCTTCTTTGCCCACCACTCCATTCTCTCAATCCAAGAACTTGCCCACAGGGTTGGACAATGG GAAAATCAGACCTTGTCCATCGATAAACCCTGGTTGCGTTTCAACGAATCCACAATCATCATCATTCGCATTCCCTTGGAGTATTCCTGAAAATAGTTCAGGCAATGCTATTAAG AAACTAGAAGATGCTATTATGGAAACACAGAAAAACGCAAAGATTCAGGTTGTTGAAGATATCCCAGATG GCCAATATTTGCAAGCTGAGATTGATGGAGGGTTTGGTCGAGATGTTATTGAATTTTTGGTGAAAGGAGATATGGTTGCTTATAGATGTATGGCTACAAAGGTAACATATGTATATCCTTTCACCACAGCCTTGGGGGATTCAAAGGGGCAAGAACAAAGAATGAAGAAGATCCTGGACCAGTTGGGGTGGTTATCTCCAAGTTTTGATTCCATGGATTTGAACTATTGA
- the LOC131335178 gene encoding non-specific phospholipase C6 — MERFKARAPPYSCIFLLFLALSSSFPPNNHGSATAQQQKQQPIKTIVVLVLENRSFDHMIGWMKNSINPSINGVTGEECNPVSTKAQDPQSICFKDDAEFVDPDPGHSFEAVEQQVFGSNLSSIPSMTGFVEQALSLSQNLSHTVMKGFKPKNIPIFAELVREFAVFDRWFSSIPGPTQPNRLFVYSATSHGSTSHMKKQLAIGYPQQTIFDSLHHNGYSFGIYFQTIPTTLFYRNLRKLKYIFKFHHFDLKFKKDAREGKLPNLSVIEPRYFDLKGMAANDDHPSHDVADGQKLVKEVYEALRGSPQWNETLLVITYDEHGGFYDHVQTPFENIPNPDGNTGPAPYFFKFDRLGVRVPTIMVSPWIKKGTVISSPEGPAPNSEYEHSSIPATIKKMFNLSSNFLTHRDAWAGTFEQVVGELTSPRTDCPEVLPEVAPLRTTEADESKGLSEFQSEVVQLAAVLNGDHFLSSFPDEMSKKMNVKEAHKYVKGAVSRFIRASKEAIKLGADESAIVDMRSSLTTRSSVHN; from the exons ATGGAAAGGTTCAAGGCCAGAGCACCTCCATATTCTTGCATTTTCTTGCTCTTTCTCGCACTTTCTAGTTCTTTCCCTCCAAACAATCATGGCTCCGCAACtgcacaacaacaaaaacaacaaccCATCAAAACAATCGTGGTGTTGGTTCTGGAAAACAGGTCTTTCGATCACATGATAGGGTGGATGAAGAATTCCATCAACCCATCGATCAATGGGGTCACGGGTGAGGAGTGCAACCCGGTTTCCACAAAAGCCCAGGACCCACAATCCATCTGCTTCAAGGACGATGCCGAGTTCGTGGACCCGGATCCGGGTCACTCGTTTGAGGCAGTGGAGCAGCAGGTATTCGGGTCTAACCTCAGTAGCATCCCTTCAATGACTGGGTTTGTGGAACAAGCACTTTCCCTGTCACAAAACCTCTCCCACACTGTTATGAAAGGATTTAAGCCGAAAAACATACCCATTTTCGCAGAATTAGTTCGCGAATTCGCGGTTTTCGACAGGTGGTTCTCTTCGATTCCGggtccaacccaacccaacagGCTATTTGTTTACTCAGCAACTTCCCATGGTTCAACCAGCCATATGAAAAAGCAGTTAGCCATAGGGTACCCACAGCAGACCATATTTGACTCACTTCACCACAATGGGTACAGCTTTGGAATTTACTTCCAAACCATACCCACAACTTTGTTTTACAGAAACTTGAGGAAATTGAAGTACATATTCAAGTTCCATCACTTTGATTTGAAGTTCAAGAAAGATGCTAGAGAGGGTAAACTGCCTAATTTGTCGGTGATCGAGCCGAGGTACTTTGACTTGAAGGGGATGGCAGCAAATGATGATCATCCATCCCATGATGTGGCTGATGGGCAGAAGTTAGTGAAGGAGGTTTATGAGGCACTGAGGGGGAGTCCTCAGTGGAATGAGACACTTTTGGTTATCACTTATGATGAGCATGGGGGGTTTTATGACCATGTTCAGACACCTTTTGAAAATATTCCAAACCCCGATGGGAATACCGGCCCTGCCCCATATTTCTTCAAGTTTGATCGGCTTGgagttagggttccgacgaTTATGGTGTCTCCTTGGATCAAGAAAGGAACTG TGATAAGCAGCCCAGAAGGACCTGCTCCGAACTCCGAATACGAGCACTCTTCGATCCCTGCAACCATAAAGAAAATGTTCAACCTCTCCTCTAACTTCTTGACTCATAGAGACGCTTGGGCTGGCACGTTTGAGCAGGTTGTCGGAGAGTTAACTTCTCCCAGAACTGATTGCCCGG AGGTCCTGCCGGAAGTGGCTCCTTTGAGAACCACAGAAGCAGATGAAAGCAAGGGGTTATCGGAGTTTCAGAGTGAGGTGGTCCAACTGGCTGCAGTTCTGAACGGCGACCACTTTCTGAGCAGCTTCCCGGATGAGATGAGCAAGAAAATGAACGTAAAGGAAGCCCATAAGTACGTGAAGGGTGCTGTGTCGAGGTTCATAAGAGCGAGCAAAGAGGCCATAAAGCTGGGAGCCGATGAGTCTGCCATTGTAGACATGAGATCCTCCCTCACTACCAGATCTTCAGTCCACAACTAG
- the LOC131335181 gene encoding CBS domain-containing protein CBSCBSPB1-like isoform X1, with product MPMSQGGSWRRSMSMTSSSTAEAKKKPSENGGLDPTRKSLSSRSMGLTGERTVRRLRLSKALTVPETTSIYEACRRMAARGVDALLVTDTNALLCGILTDKDIATRVIAREVNLEATPVSKVMTRNPVFVLSETLAVEALQKMVTGKFRHLPVVQNGQVIALLDIAKCLYDAIARMERAAEKGKAIAAAVEGVEKQWGTSKSGPNTFIETLRDRLFRPSLSTIIPENSKIVTVSPTDTVLEVTKKMLVHHNGSAVVTVQNKPCGILTSKDILMRLIAQNLPLESTLVDKVMTPNPECATVDTPIVDALHIMHDGKFLHLPVVDRDGIVVAVVDVLHITHAAVATVGSTSGVSNEAASNMMQKFWDSAMESSQADDEEDAHSDSLKMPSESAETGRSNSCPLSNLPNTFAFKIQDKKGRMHRFNCDTQSLTDIITAILQRMGDEIDRNNLPQILYEDEDHDKVVLASDGDLAAALDHATLAGWKGLKLHLDYSATRRRRGSRSKGVDYDYAESEAWASANSAVAAGAALVAALGVLVYLRRAGKMKRARGEVGRIWFEPRFIKAIVGNKFLNFFNH from the exons ATGCCGATGAGTCAAGGGGGTTCTTGGAGGAGAAGTATGTCGATGACGAGCTCATCAACAGCAGAGGCGAAGAAGAAACCTTCCGAGAACGGCGGCCTTGATCCCACCCGAAAATCTCTTTCTTCTCGTTCcat GGGGCTTACTGGAGAGCGTACAGTGAGGCGACTGAGGCTTTCGAAGGCCCTGACAGTACCTGAAACTACAAGTATCTATGAAGCTTGCCGTAGGATGGCTGCTCGCGGGGTTGATGCTTTGTTAGTGACTGACACAAATGCATTACTATGTGGGATCCTAACAGACAAG GATATAGCAACAAGAGTTATTGCTCGCGAGGTGAATCTTGAGGCGACACCTGTTTCCAAGGTCATGACTAGGAATCCTGTTTTTGTACTTTCCGAGACTCTTGCAGTTGAAGCCCTACAGAAGATGGTTACCG GAAAATTCAGACATTTGCCCGTCGTGCAGAATGGACAAGTTATTGCCTTGCTTGATATAGCAAAGTGCCTGTATGATGCTATTGCCCGTATGGAAAGGGCAGCTGAAAAGGGGAAGGCCATTGCAGCAGCTGTTGAAGGTGTTGAAAAACAGTGGGGGACGTCTAAATCTG GTCCTAACACTTTCATCGAAACACTTCGAGACCGATTATTTAGGCCTTCTTTGTCTACAATCATACCTGAGAATTCAAA GATAGTAACAGTCTCGCCAACTGACACAGTACTGGAGGTAACAAAGAAGATGCTTGTGCATCATAATGGTTCAGCTGTTGTGACAGTTCAAAACAAACCGTGCGGAATTTTAAC GTCAAAGGATATCTTGATGCGGTTAATAGCACAAAATCTTCCTCTAGAGTCTACTCTAGTGGATAAG GTAATGACTCCAAATCCAGAATGTGCGACTGTGGACACCCCCATTGTTGATGCTCTGCATATCATGCATGATGGAAAGTTTCTACACCTTCCTGTTGTTGATAGAG ATGGAATAGTGGTTGCTGTTGTTGATGTACTTCATATCACTCATGCTGCTGTAGCCACA GTGGGAAGTACTTCTGGGGTTAGTAACGAGGCTGCAAGCAATATGATGCAAAAGTTTTGGGATTCTGCCATGGAATCATCTCAAGCAGATGACGAGGAAGATGCACACAG TGATAGCTTGAAAATGCCGTCAGAAAGTGCTGAGACAGGAAGATCGAATTCCTGTCCTTTGTCAAACCTGCCTAATAcctttgcttttaaaattcaagACAAGAAGGGCCGAATGCATAGATTCAATTGTG ATACACAGAGTTTGACGGATATCATTACTGCCATCCTTCAGAGGATGGGAGATGAAATTGACCGCAACAACCTGCCTCAGATTTTG TATGAAGATGAAGATCATGATAAGGTTGTACTTGCATCAGACGGTGATCTTGCTGCAGCTTTGGACCATGCAACGTTAGCCGGTTGGAAG GGATTAAAGTTGCATCTAGATTATTCTGCAACACGCCGAAGGAGAGGTTCAAGGTCCAAGGGTGTGGATTATGATTATGCTGAATCGGAAGCTTGGGCTTCGGCAAACAGTGCTGTTGCTGCAGGGGCTGCACTAGTTGCTGCACTAGGCGTGTTAGTGTACTTGAGGAGGGCTG GAAAAATGAAGCGAGCTAGAGGTGAAGTGGGGCGTATCTGGTTTGAACCTAGGTTTATTAAAGCTATAGTTGGAAACAAGTTCCTTAATTTTTTCAACCATTAA
- the LOC131335181 gene encoding CBS domain-containing protein CBSCBSPB5-like isoform X2 translates to MPMSQGGSWRRSMSMTSSSTAEAKKKPSENGGLDPTRKSLSSRSMGLTGERTVRRLRLSKALTVPETTSIYEACRRMAARGVDALLVTDTNALLCGILTDKDIATRVIAREVNLEATPVSKVMTRNPVFVLSETLAVEALQKMVTGKFRHLPVVQNGQVIALLDIAKCLYDAIARMERAAEKGKAIAAAVEGVEKQWGTSKSGPNTFIETLRDRLFRPSLSTIIPENSKIVTVSPTDTVLEVTKKMLVHHNGSAVVTVQNKPCGILTSKDILMRLIAQNLPLESTLVDKVMTPNPECATVDTPIVDALHIMHDGKFLHLPVVDRDGIVVAVVDVLHITHAAVATVGSTSGVSNEAASNMMQKFWDSAMESSQADDEEDAHSDSLKMPSESAETGRSNSCPLSNLPNTFAFKIQDKKGRMHRFNCDTQSLTDIITAILQRMGDEIDRNNLPQILYEDEDHDKVVLASDGDLAAALDHATLAGWKGLKLHLDYSATRRRRGSRSKGVDYDYAESEAWASANSAVAAGAALVAALGVLVYLRRAGN, encoded by the exons ATGCCGATGAGTCAAGGGGGTTCTTGGAGGAGAAGTATGTCGATGACGAGCTCATCAACAGCAGAGGCGAAGAAGAAACCTTCCGAGAACGGCGGCCTTGATCCCACCCGAAAATCTCTTTCTTCTCGTTCcat GGGGCTTACTGGAGAGCGTACAGTGAGGCGACTGAGGCTTTCGAAGGCCCTGACAGTACCTGAAACTACAAGTATCTATGAAGCTTGCCGTAGGATGGCTGCTCGCGGGGTTGATGCTTTGTTAGTGACTGACACAAATGCATTACTATGTGGGATCCTAACAGACAAG GATATAGCAACAAGAGTTATTGCTCGCGAGGTGAATCTTGAGGCGACACCTGTTTCCAAGGTCATGACTAGGAATCCTGTTTTTGTACTTTCCGAGACTCTTGCAGTTGAAGCCCTACAGAAGATGGTTACCG GAAAATTCAGACATTTGCCCGTCGTGCAGAATGGACAAGTTATTGCCTTGCTTGATATAGCAAAGTGCCTGTATGATGCTATTGCCCGTATGGAAAGGGCAGCTGAAAAGGGGAAGGCCATTGCAGCAGCTGTTGAAGGTGTTGAAAAACAGTGGGGGACGTCTAAATCTG GTCCTAACACTTTCATCGAAACACTTCGAGACCGATTATTTAGGCCTTCTTTGTCTACAATCATACCTGAGAATTCAAA GATAGTAACAGTCTCGCCAACTGACACAGTACTGGAGGTAACAAAGAAGATGCTTGTGCATCATAATGGTTCAGCTGTTGTGACAGTTCAAAACAAACCGTGCGGAATTTTAAC GTCAAAGGATATCTTGATGCGGTTAATAGCACAAAATCTTCCTCTAGAGTCTACTCTAGTGGATAAG GTAATGACTCCAAATCCAGAATGTGCGACTGTGGACACCCCCATTGTTGATGCTCTGCATATCATGCATGATGGAAAGTTTCTACACCTTCCTGTTGTTGATAGAG ATGGAATAGTGGTTGCTGTTGTTGATGTACTTCATATCACTCATGCTGCTGTAGCCACA GTGGGAAGTACTTCTGGGGTTAGTAACGAGGCTGCAAGCAATATGATGCAAAAGTTTTGGGATTCTGCCATGGAATCATCTCAAGCAGATGACGAGGAAGATGCACACAG TGATAGCTTGAAAATGCCGTCAGAAAGTGCTGAGACAGGAAGATCGAATTCCTGTCCTTTGTCAAACCTGCCTAATAcctttgcttttaaaattcaagACAAGAAGGGCCGAATGCATAGATTCAATTGTG ATACACAGAGTTTGACGGATATCATTACTGCCATCCTTCAGAGGATGGGAGATGAAATTGACCGCAACAACCTGCCTCAGATTTTG TATGAAGATGAAGATCATGATAAGGTTGTACTTGCATCAGACGGTGATCTTGCTGCAGCTTTGGACCATGCAACGTTAGCCGGTTGGAAG GGATTAAAGTTGCATCTAGATTATTCTGCAACACGCCGAAGGAGAGGTTCAAGGTCCAAGGGTGTGGATTATGATTATGCTGAATCGGAAGCTTGGGCTTCGGCAAACAGTGCTGTTGCTGCAGGGGCTGCACTAGTTGCTGCACTAGGCGTGTTAGTGTACTTGAGGAGGGCTGGTAACTGA
- the LOC131335187 gene encoding uncharacterized protein LOC131335187: MSGDWGPVLVAVVLFVVMTPGLLFQIPGRNRVVEFGNMQTSGASIAVHAVIYFGLITIFLIAIGVHIYAN; encoded by the coding sequence aTGTCAGGAGACTGGGGGCCGGTGCTGGTGGCGGTGGTGCTGTTCGTGGTGATGACGCCGGGCCTGCTGTTCCAGATCCCGGGTCGAAACCGGGTGGTGGAGTTCGGTAACATGCAGACGAGCGGAGCCTCCATTGCGGTCCACGCCGTCATCTACTTCGGCCTGATCACCATCTTCCTCATCGCCATTGGCGTCCACATCTACGCCAACTAG